A window of Acropora muricata isolate sample 2 chromosome 3, ASM3666990v1, whole genome shotgun sequence contains these coding sequences:
- the LOC136912108 gene encoding uncharacterized protein isoform X1, translating into MSDSFTQWEQVKEKLQLEDRENSLHLHYIYEQRVTGAFLTFKISQKLLLKWRELKKLFVNISYLDLLHLSSLHVPFSIKHGDGRVEEYLRTLVSKVYNRGKGLRGVQRAKFLLKERSVQLYHHELESNNSLYEKFENEKNELQSQIHELEMDMNEMCDKLWQEIQNERSRVQNLESESLKLIQENEGLKEYIDYLEDSVVCGNCSDTLRNTGKPLNEVSARQVTRKIKELKTTAQKALWFLQSFGLTLDSIKVRDKEGTVTELDYEGNNGSASFDNLPEDEKETVRALLYIMDKFCVSDAAYHEVTQISDDIPRSYLIKQCRSDLNNSFHIRRTPGKNSGVEMSFKQELEAQIRKKLAQGDLGRQQIKISGDGAKMSRIANFIVISFAMLSDGEKVMSCKGKWCICNGYLNQVR; encoded by the exons ATGTCTGACAGTTTCACTCAATGGgagcaagtgaaagaaaaattgcaattagaAGATCGCGAGAATTCACTACATTTACATTATATATACGAACAAAGAGTGACTGGGGCCTTTTTGACGTTCAAAATATCCCAAAAGTTGCTGCTAAAATGGCGCGAGCTGAAGAAATTATTTGTAAACATATCGTATCTTGATCTTCTCCATCTGAGCAGCTTACACGTACCGTTCTCCATTAAACACGGAGATGGGAGAGTTGAGGAATACCTTAGAACCCTTGTTTCCAAAGTTTATAACAGGGGAAAGGGGTTACGCGGAGTCCAGAGGGCCAAATTTCTTCTTAAGGAAAGGTCAGTTCAGCTGTACCATCATGAGCTTGAATCTAACAATAGCCTCTACGAAAAGTTCGAGAACGAAAAAAATGAACTGCAAAGCCAAATTCACGAATTGGAAATGGATATGAATGAGATGTGCGATAAACTATGGCAAGAGATTCAAAACGAGAGGAGTAGAGTGCAGAACCTTGAGAGCGAATCATTGAAGTTAATTCAAGAAAATGAAGGACTGAAAGAATACATAGATTATCTCGAGGACTCAGTGGTTTGTGGTAATTGCAGTGACACTTTGAGAAATACCGGGAAGCCTTTGAACGAGGTTTCGGCCCGTCAGGTTACCAGAAAGATCAAGGAACTGAAAACAACAGCTCAGAAAGCACTGtggtttttgcagtcatttGGTTTGACACTTGACTCTATCAAGGTCAGAGACAAGGAAGGCACTGTAACCGAACTTGATTATGAAGGCAATAACGGTTCTGCGTCATTTGATAACTTACCAGAGGATGAGAAAGAAACAGTACGTGCCCTCCTTTACATAATGGATAAGTTCTGTGTTAGTGATGCGGCGTACCATGAAGTGACTCAGATTTCTGATGATATTCCAAGGAGCTACTTGATTAAACAGTGCAGAAGTGATCTGAACAACTCATTCCATATAAGAAGGACCCCAGGAAAGAATTCAGGAGTGGAAATGAGTTTTAAACAAGAGCTTGaagcacaaattagaaaaaag CTAGCTCAAGGGGACCTTGGAAGACAGCAAATAAAAATATCAGGGGATGGTGCTAAGATGTCAAGAATAGCAAACTTCATAGTCATTTCGTTTGCAATGCTTTCTGATGGAGAGAAAGTTATGTCATGTAAAGGTAAATGGTGCATTTGTAATGGTTACTTAAACCAGGTCAGGTAG
- the LOC136912108 gene encoding uncharacterized protein isoform X2, giving the protein MSDSFTQWEQVKEKLQLEDRENSLHLHYIYEQRVTGAFLTFKISQKLLLKWRELKKLFVNISYLDLLHLSSLHVPFSIKHGDGRVEEYLRTLVSKVYNRGKGLRGVQRAKFLLKERSVQLYHHELESNNSLYEKFENEKNELQSQIHELEMDMNEMCDKLWQEIQNERSRVQNLESESLKLIQENEGLKEYIDYLEDSVVCGNCSDTLRNTGKPLNEVSARQVTRKIKELKTTAQKALWFLQSFGLTLDSIKVRDKEGTVTELDYEGNNGSASFDNLPEDEKETVRALLYIMDKFCVSDAAYHEVTQISDDIPRSYLIKQCRSDLNNSFHIRRTPGKNSGVEMSFKQELEAQIRKKLAQGDLGRQQIKISGDGAKMSRIANFIVISFAMLSDGEKVMSCKVPFVSSWHECCMC; this is encoded by the exons ATGTCTGACAGTTTCACTCAATGGgagcaagtgaaagaaaaattgcaattagaAGATCGCGAGAATTCACTACATTTACATTATATATACGAACAAAGAGTGACTGGGGCCTTTTTGACGTTCAAAATATCCCAAAAGTTGCTGCTAAAATGGCGCGAGCTGAAGAAATTATTTGTAAACATATCGTATCTTGATCTTCTCCATCTGAGCAGCTTACACGTACCGTTCTCCATTAAACACGGAGATGGGAGAGTTGAGGAATACCTTAGAACCCTTGTTTCCAAAGTTTATAACAGGGGAAAGGGGTTACGCGGAGTCCAGAGGGCCAAATTTCTTCTTAAGGAAAGGTCAGTTCAGCTGTACCATCATGAGCTTGAATCTAACAATAGCCTCTACGAAAAGTTCGAGAACGAAAAAAATGAACTGCAAAGCCAAATTCACGAATTGGAAATGGATATGAATGAGATGTGCGATAAACTATGGCAAGAGATTCAAAACGAGAGGAGTAGAGTGCAGAACCTTGAGAGCGAATCATTGAAGTTAATTCAAGAAAATGAAGGACTGAAAGAATACATAGATTATCTCGAGGACTCAGTGGTTTGTGGTAATTGCAGTGACACTTTGAGAAATACCGGGAAGCCTTTGAACGAGGTTTCGGCCCGTCAGGTTACCAGAAAGATCAAGGAACTGAAAACAACAGCTCAGAAAGCACTGtggtttttgcagtcatttGGTTTGACACTTGACTCTATCAAGGTCAGAGACAAGGAAGGCACTGTAACCGAACTTGATTATGAAGGCAATAACGGTTCTGCGTCATTTGATAACTTACCAGAGGATGAGAAAGAAACAGTACGTGCCCTCCTTTACATAATGGATAAGTTCTGTGTTAGTGATGCGGCGTACCATGAAGTGACTCAGATTTCTGATGATATTCCAAGGAGCTACTTGATTAAACAGTGCAGAAGTGATCTGAACAACTCATTCCATATAAGAAGGACCCCAGGAAAGAATTCAGGAGTGGAAATGAGTTTTAAACAAGAGCTTGaagcacaaattagaaaaaag CTAGCTCAAGGGGACCTTGGAAGACAGCAAATAAAAATATCAGGGGATGGTGCTAAGATGTCAAGAATAGCAAACTTCATAGTCATTTCGTTTGCAATGCTTTCTGATGGAGAGAAAGTTATGTCATGTAAAG